The proteins below are encoded in one region of Pontibacter deserti:
- the gldC gene encoding gliding motility protein GldC, protein MKKSEIYFSIALDDQKIPEAISWRATDAGEKIHFAKAINISLWDRDEAGTMKIDLWTKDMPVDEMKYFYIDTIGAMAQSIATATSDNVMAQKMRALCEDLMNHVEAERQKNNQ, encoded by the coding sequence ATGAAGAAGTCTGAAATATACTTTAGCATAGCACTTGACGATCAGAAGATACCTGAAGCTATTAGCTGGCGCGCTACTGATGCTGGTGAAAAGATTCATTTTGCAAAAGCGATCAACATTTCGCTTTGGGACAGAGATGAAGCCGGTACTATGAAAATTGATTTATGGACAAAGGACATGCCTGTAGATGAGATGAAATATTTTTATATTGATACAATTGGTGCGATGGCGCAAAGTATAGCTACAGCTACCAGCGACAACGTGATGGCTCAAAAGATGCGCGCGCTTTGCGAAGACCTGATGAACCATGTGGAAGCAGAACGCCAGAAGAACAATCAATAG
- a CDS encoding endonuclease/exonuclease/phosphatase family protein — protein MPDYIYYLQSYAMRHGIKILFTLFTLFTLTGCAGLLTRSDKTYAVGFYNLEKLYDSKANARNMDYTPTGTMKWDDKRYQQKLKNMAQAIVTIGGNDGPAVLGITEAESRKVLDDLVNTPPLKKKKYGIIHFESDDPLGLDVALLYNPKRFKPTLQKIIRVNYPQRNFKGKDILQVKGMMAGEPVTIYVNHWPPNYGKTRQGNRNRQAAAKKLRQQIDAELKTNPDANIIVMGDFDEEPRSKILQQTLKANGRPNPYYKEDLFNTFYINYVQGLGSFYKRGDFKMLDQIMVSKGLLDTKGLEYVQGSALIHDPEFLKYTFGKYKNTPRTTFSGTTYIGGYSDHFPVYIKVKVNK, from the coding sequence ATGCCTGATTACATATATTACCTACAAAGTTACGCGATGCGCCACGGAATAAAAATACTCTTTACGCTTTTTACCCTTTTCACCCTTACCGGTTGTGCCGGCCTGCTAACCCGCTCAGACAAAACCTATGCTGTCGGCTTTTATAACCTCGAAAAACTATACGACAGCAAAGCAAATGCCCGTAATATGGACTATACGCCTACTGGTACCATGAAATGGGATGATAAGCGTTACCAGCAAAAGCTAAAGAATATGGCCCAGGCCATTGTAACAATAGGCGGAAACGACGGACCGGCTGTACTTGGTATAACAGAAGCTGAAAGTCGTAAAGTACTGGATGACCTTGTAAACACTCCCCCGCTAAAGAAAAAGAAGTATGGCATAATCCATTTTGAGTCTGATGACCCACTTGGGCTTGACGTTGCGCTCTTATATAACCCTAAACGTTTTAAGCCGACTCTACAGAAAATAATAAGAGTAAATTACCCACAGCGTAACTTTAAAGGGAAAGATATATTGCAGGTTAAAGGCATGATGGCTGGCGAACCTGTAACCATCTATGTAAACCACTGGCCTCCAAATTATGGGAAAACACGTCAGGGCAACCGCAACAGACAGGCAGCCGCTAAAAAACTTCGTCAGCAGATAGATGCAGAGCTCAAAACAAATCCTGATGCCAATATTATTGTGATGGGTGACTTTGATGAAGAACCTAGATCAAAAATTTTACAGCAGACTTTAAAGGCCAACGGCAGACCAAACCCTTATTATAAAGAAGACCTGTTCAATACTTTTTACATTAACTATGTTCAGGGTTTGGGCAGCTTCTATAAACGTGGAGATTTTAAAATGCTAGACCAGATCATGGTATCTAAGGGATTACTGGATACAAAAGGGTTGGAATATGTACAGGGTTCAGCCCTGATACATGATCCTGAATTTCTGAAGTATACCTTCGGTAAGTATAAGAATACCCCAAGAACTACTTTTTCGGGCACCACTTATATAGGGGGTTACTCTGATCACTTCCCCGTCTATATAAAAGTTAAAGTAAATAAATAA
- the dnaN gene encoding DNA polymerase III subunit beta, producing MKFIVSSSALLKQLASINGVVTNNPVVPILENFLFEISDSTLTITASDLETSMITELPVEAKENGRIAAPAKILLDTLKNLPDQPVTFTIDEETYTIEISSSNGRYKLSGENATDFPRVPVVKGGNAIEIPSNVLSRAINKTIFAVSNDELRPAMTGIFVQLRSDNVTFVATDGHRLLRYRRTDIATSQEASLIIPRKAFTLLKSTLPTEATSVRVEFNNSNAFFSFDNIRMICRLIDERYPDYENVIPVQNPNKLIIERQALLSSVKRISIYSNKTTHQIRLKLSGSELQVSAEDLDFSNEANERLTCQYDGEDMEIGFNAKFLIEMLNNMDSDEITFELSTPNRAGLLMPLANEDNENVLMLVMPVMLNNYV from the coding sequence ATGAAATTTATAGTTTCTTCATCTGCGCTGCTGAAGCAGTTAGCCAGCATAAATGGGGTGGTAACCAACAACCCGGTAGTGCCCATCCTTGAGAACTTCCTGTTCGAGATCAGCGACAGCACTTTAACCATTACTGCCAGCGACCTGGAAACTTCCATGATCACGGAATTACCTGTTGAGGCAAAAGAAAATGGCCGTATTGCCGCTCCAGCTAAAATTTTGTTGGATACCCTGAAGAACCTGCCAGACCAGCCGGTTACTTTCACTATAGACGAAGAAACTTATACTATCGAGATCAGCTCATCGAACGGCCGTTATAAACTGTCTGGCGAGAATGCGACAGATTTCCCACGTGTGCCTGTTGTAAAAGGTGGCAACGCGATTGAGATCCCTTCTAATGTACTTTCAAGGGCTATCAACAAAACCATCTTTGCAGTTAGCAACGATGAGCTTCGTCCGGCCATGACGGGTATATTTGTGCAGCTTCGTTCTGATAACGTTACATTTGTAGCTACTGATGGCCACAGACTGCTGCGTTACCGCCGTACCGATATCGCTACCAGCCAGGAAGCATCGCTGATTATCCCTCGCAAGGCTTTCACGCTGCTGAAGTCTACGTTACCAACTGAGGCTACTTCAGTTCGCGTGGAGTTCAATAACTCAAACGCGTTCTTCAGCTTCGACAATATCCGTATGATTTGCCGTCTGATAGATGAGCGTTATCCGGATTATGAGAACGTTATCCCTGTTCAGAACCCGAATAAACTGATCATTGAACGTCAAGCTCTATTGAGTTCTGTTAAGCGTATTTCTATCTACTCAAATAAAACTACGCACCAGATCCGTTTGAAACTTTCTGGTTCAGAGCTGCAGGTTTCTGCTGAAGACCTAGACTTCTCTAACGAGGCAAATGAGCGTTTGACCTGCCAGTATGATGGCGAAGATATGGAAATCGGCTTTAACGCGAAGTTCCTGATCGAGATGCTGAATAACATGGACTCTGATGAGATCACATTTGAGCTATCAACTCCAAACAGAGCTGGTTTGCTTATGCCGCTTGCCAACGAAGACAACGAAAATGTTTTGATGCTGGTAATGCCTGTAATGCTGAACAACTACGTATAA
- the gldG gene encoding gliding motility-associated ABC transporter substrate-binding protein GldG gives MVTQDTTKTASKHRRDITGYVIAIVVLVVLNALVYNYFFRLDLTEDKRYSISPVTEQMLGNLQDEVFVEVYLEGDFPAGFKRLHQSVRETLDEFRIYSDGNVRFLFFDPNSITDEKKRAEFMQQLAQKGIQPTNLKATEEGKQVERLVFPGAVIKYKGKETAVNFLKGNLAASPDERLNQSVEGVEYELATAVRKVAFQGNKVIGYITGQGELPQQQATDLLGSLQEYYRVALGELDQIPSLQGLDLIIIAKPTASYTEADKYKIDQFIMNGGKAVFFVDAMNAELDSLGAGGTFAMPYNHNLDDLFFRYGVRLNPTLIMDLNSGFIPMVTGYTGGRPQTEMLNWRFYPLLNKYSKHPITRNLDAVYSKFIGTIDTVKATGVRKTPLVYTSRYSRVMQAPVPLTLEEIRMEVNPEQYQAGEQPVGYLLEGSFTSLFRNRRAPAGAASTAVKEQGVPTKIAVFSDGDLIRNDVNPRTGQAYELGFDRFNNIKFANKELAMNTIHYLLDSEGLINVRSKEIKLRPLDKVRVQEEKTFWQALNLIGPLVVLALFGITRYYLRKRKYEKF, from the coding sequence ATGGTAACGCAGGATACTACAAAAACAGCAAGCAAGCACCGCCGCGATATTACCGGATATGTTATAGCTATAGTTGTGTTGGTGGTGCTTAATGCATTGGTATACAATTACTTTTTCAGGCTTGATTTAACTGAAGATAAAAGGTATTCTATTTCACCGGTAACCGAACAGATGTTGGGTAATCTTCAGGACGAAGTGTTTGTAGAAGTTTACCTGGAGGGTGATTTCCCGGCTGGCTTTAAGCGTTTGCATCAATCGGTGCGTGAGACGCTGGATGAGTTCAGGATCTACTCTGATGGGAATGTACGTTTCCTATTCTTTGACCCAAATTCAATCACAGATGAAAAGAAGCGGGCAGAGTTTATGCAGCAGCTTGCTCAAAAAGGTATACAACCAACTAACCTGAAAGCAACTGAAGAAGGCAAACAGGTAGAGCGCCTTGTTTTTCCGGGAGCAGTGATAAAGTATAAAGGAAAAGAAACGGCAGTAAACTTCCTGAAAGGTAACCTAGCTGCTTCTCCGGACGAACGCCTGAACCAGTCGGTGGAAGGAGTGGAATACGAACTAGCCACAGCGGTGCGCAAGGTAGCTTTTCAGGGGAATAAAGTGATTGGGTATATTACCGGACAGGGGGAGTTACCGCAACAGCAGGCAACCGATTTGTTAGGCTCTTTACAGGAGTATTACCGCGTGGCATTAGGAGAACTGGACCAGATTCCGTCACTACAAGGGTTGGATCTGATTATCATAGCCAAACCAACAGCATCTTACACCGAGGCCGACAAGTATAAAATTGACCAGTTCATTATGAACGGGGGCAAAGCGGTGTTCTTTGTAGATGCCATGAATGCCGAGCTAGATAGTTTGGGTGCCGGAGGTACATTTGCCATGCCTTACAACCACAACCTCGACGACCTGTTCTTCCGCTATGGTGTACGCCTTAACCCAACCCTAATAATGGATCTTAACTCCGGGTTTATACCTATGGTTACCGGCTATACAGGAGGCAGACCACAAACTGAAATGCTGAACTGGCGTTTTTATCCGCTCCTGAACAAGTATAGCAAGCACCCAATTACCCGCAACCTGGATGCCGTATATAGTAAGTTTATTGGAACTATAGATACGGTTAAGGCTACCGGAGTCCGTAAGACACCTCTGGTTTATACTTCGCGCTATTCGCGGGTAATGCAGGCCCCGGTGCCGCTTACGCTGGAGGAGATACGTATGGAGGTAAACCCCGAGCAATATCAAGCAGGGGAGCAGCCAGTAGGATATCTGCTGGAAGGCTCCTTTACCTCGTTGTTCCGTAACAGGAGAGCTCCGGCAGGGGCTGCCTCTACAGCAGTTAAAGAGCAGGGCGTGCCGACAAAGATTGCCGTTTTCTCAGATGGTGACCTTATCCGGAATGATGTGAACCCAAGAACCGGACAGGCATATGAACTTGGTTTCGACAGGTTTAATAACATTAAGTTTGCCAACAAGGAGCTTGCCATGAACACAATCCATTACCTGCTGGATTCGGAAGGATTAATTAACGTGAGAAGCAAGGAAATTAAGCTTCGGCCGTTAGACAAGGTACGTGTGCAGGAGGAGAAAACATTCTGGCAAGCGCTGAACCTGATAGGCCCACTTGTGGTGCTGGCGCTGTTTGGTATAACACGCTACTACCTGCGCAAGCGTAAGTATGAAAAGTTCTAA
- the gldF gene encoding gliding motility-associated ABC transporter permease subunit GldF translates to MLAILKKEFNGFLNSLIAYMVIAVFLVATGMFMWVFPESSVLTYGYADMQTLFSMAPWLFLFLIPAITMRTFAEEKREGTIELLLTKPITDLQLILGKYFAALLLVLFALLPSLLYYYTVYELGNPQGNVDSAAVVGSYLGLMFLAGVFCAIGVFASSISSNQIISFIVALFMCYIIYTGFDLLASIPALASYSYFIGQLGISYHYDAISKGLVDSRDVLYFLTVIAIMILSTKLVLSSRKW, encoded by the coding sequence ATGCTCGCTATACTTAAAAAAGAATTTAACGGCTTCCTTAACTCCCTGATCGCTTATATGGTGATTGCGGTGTTTTTGGTAGCTACCGGTATGTTTATGTGGGTGTTCCCGGAGAGCAGCGTGCTAACCTATGGCTATGCCGATATGCAGACGCTCTTCTCTATGGCACCATGGCTTTTCCTGTTCCTGATACCGGCTATAACCATGCGTACCTTTGCCGAAGAGAAACGTGAAGGAACGATTGAGCTGCTGCTGACTAAACCCATTACAGATCTACAGCTTATACTAGGTAAATACTTTGCGGCATTGCTGCTGGTGCTTTTTGCTCTACTGCCGTCGCTGCTATACTACTATACAGTATATGAATTAGGTAATCCGCAAGGAAACGTAGATTCGGCTGCTGTAGTGGGCTCGTACCTGGGGCTTATGTTTCTGGCTGGCGTGTTTTGTGCCATTGGGGTTTTTGCCTCATCTATTTCCAGCAACCAGATCATTTCATTTATAGTGGCGCTGTTCATGTGCTACATCATTTATACCGGTTTCGACCTGCTGGCTTCCATTCCGGCACTTGCTAGCTATAGTTATTTTATAGGCCAGTTAGGTATCTCTTACCACTACGATGCCATCAGCAAAGGCCTTGTTGACTCCCGCGATGTGTTATACTTTTTAACGGTAATAGCCATCATGATTCTATCTACTAAACTTGTACTGAGCAGCAGAAAATGGTAA
- the gldA gene encoding gliding motility-associated ABC transporter ATP-binding subunit GldA, which produces MSVEVKNLTKIFGTQRAVDDISFTVEQGQILGFLGPNGAGKSTTMKIATCYLPPTSGTILVNSHDVVRDPIAVRRMVGYLPEHNPLYLDMYVHEYLEFVASVYGIKGKQAKARVQEMVELCGLTLEQGKKIGALSKGYRQRVGLAQALVHDPQVLILDEPTTGLDPNQIVEIRSLIKRIGQNKTVIFSTHIMQEVTAICDRVVIINRGKLVADSDVASLQAGNRGAKLTLVEFEQPISIELLQSIAGVEDVELVQNNTYRITSLQDADIRASVFRIAAEQNWPLVGLRQEENSLEQIFQQLTKN; this is translated from the coding sequence TTGTCTGTAGAAGTAAAGAACCTGACCAAGATTTTCGGAACGCAGCGGGCAGTAGATGATATATCATTTACTGTAGAGCAGGGGCAGATCCTGGGTTTTCTGGGGCCAAATGGTGCCGGTAAATCCACAACTATGAAGATTGCCACCTGTTACCTACCACCAACTTCCGGAACAATACTTGTAAATAGCCATGACGTGGTAAGAGACCCGATTGCGGTACGCCGTATGGTTGGTTATTTGCCTGAGCATAATCCGCTTTACCTGGATATGTATGTGCACGAATACCTGGAGTTTGTAGCGTCAGTTTACGGCATAAAGGGCAAGCAAGCCAAAGCACGTGTGCAGGAGATGGTGGAGCTTTGCGGTCTGACGCTGGAACAAGGCAAAAAGATTGGAGCATTATCAAAAGGTTACCGGCAGCGGGTTGGTTTAGCGCAAGCCTTGGTGCACGACCCACAGGTACTTATACTTGATGAGCCCACGACAGGCCTTGACCCCAACCAGATCGTAGAGATCCGCTCACTTATCAAACGCATCGGGCAGAACAAGACAGTTATTTTCTCGACGCACATTATGCAGGAAGTTACCGCTATTTGCGACCGTGTGGTGATTATTAACCGTGGTAAGCTGGTAGCTGATAGTGATGTAGCAAGTCTGCAGGCTGGTAACAGGGGAGCTAAACTAACGCTTGTAGAGTTTGAGCAACCGATAAGTATAGAACTGCTGCAAAGTATAGCCGGAGTTGAAGATGTTGAACTGGTTCAGAATAATACCTATCGAATTACATCGCTCCAGGACGCCGATATCCGTGCTTCAGTGTTCCGAATTGCAGCAGAACAGAACTGGCCACTGGTTGGGCTACGGCAGGAAGAAAACTCACTCGAACAGATTTTCCAACAGTTAACAAAAAATTAG
- a CDS encoding SDR family oxidoreductase, with translation MELQGKIAVVTGVSKGIGFSTVQALLDKGAIVAGWGRTAPELQHQNFHFFECDVRYPDSVQNAFDQTITRLGVHVAVLVNNAGLGISGKLDEISLDDWHTMFETNVNGIFYCTRLVLPEMKEQGEGHIINISSIAGTTGIEEMSGYCGSKHAVRGISQSLYKEVRNYGIKVTCIYPGSVNTNFFDNFENITSRENMMRPEDIASTIVHALESHPNYHHVDIEVRPLMPKGRIQK, from the coding sequence ATGGAATTACAAGGTAAGATAGCGGTGGTAACCGGCGTTAGCAAAGGTATAGGGTTTTCTACAGTTCAGGCGCTTTTAGATAAGGGTGCTATAGTTGCCGGCTGGGGCAGAACAGCGCCCGAATTACAGCACCAGAATTTCCATTTTTTTGAATGTGATGTGCGCTACCCGGATTCGGTGCAGAATGCTTTTGACCAAACTATTACCAGGTTAGGTGTGCATGTAGCCGTGCTGGTTAATAACGCAGGATTAGGTATAAGCGGTAAGTTAGACGAGATAAGCCTTGATGACTGGCATACAATGTTTGAAACCAACGTAAATGGCATTTTCTACTGCACCCGCCTTGTGTTACCGGAAATGAAAGAACAGGGAGAAGGACACATCATAAACATTTCATCTATTGCCGGCACCACAGGTATCGAGGAAATGTCGGGGTACTGCGGCTCTAAACATGCGGTGCGGGGTATTTCTCAGTCTTTGTATAAGGAGGTGCGCAACTATGGGATTAAGGTTACCTGCATTTACCCGGGCTCAGTAAATACAAACTTCTTCGATAACTTTGAGAACATCACCTCCCGTGAAAACATGATGCGCCCTGAAGATATTGCGTCAACTATAGTTCATGCTCTGGAGTCTCATCCAAATTATCACCATGTAGATATAGAAGTTCGCCCGCTAATGCCGAAGGGCAGGATCCAGAAATAA
- a CDS encoding SDR family oxidoreductase, producing MQRYILVTGGTKGIGRAVVEQFAKEGFHIITCSRNENDLQKLKIDIEQAYTFSKVLYMQADLSVSKSLQEFIKYVQELKVQVDVVVNNSGLFIPGKVSEEDDDALPFMINTNLYSAYYIAKTFVKDMIKRRSGHIFTLCSTASIVPYTNGGSYCISKFALYGMTKVLREETKEHNVKVTAILPGATLTASWEGVDLPPERFMKSEDVAQAIWGAYTMSENSVVEEILIRPQLGDI from the coding sequence ATGCAACGATATATACTTGTAACAGGAGGCACAAAAGGTATAGGCAGAGCAGTTGTAGAACAATTCGCAAAAGAAGGATTCCACATCATTACCTGCTCCCGAAACGAAAATGACCTGCAAAAGTTGAAAATAGATATAGAGCAAGCCTATACTTTTTCAAAAGTACTGTATATGCAGGCCGATTTAAGTGTCAGTAAATCATTACAAGAGTTTATAAAGTACGTGCAGGAGCTTAAGGTTCAGGTAGATGTGGTGGTGAATAACAGCGGACTTTTTATACCTGGTAAGGTAAGTGAAGAAGATGACGACGCGCTCCCTTTCATGATCAACACTAACTTGTATAGTGCTTATTATATAGCTAAAACTTTTGTGAAAGATATGATCAAACGCCGCAGCGGACATATTTTTACGCTTTGTTCTACAGCCAGTATTGTGCCTTACACCAACGGGGGCTCTTATTGTATCTCTAAATTTGCTTTATACGGTATGACGAAAGTACTGCGGGAAGAAACAAAAGAGCATAACGTAAAAGTAACAGCTATACTTCCGGGTGCAACTTTAACAGCCAGTTGGGAAGGAGTGGACCTGCCACCGGAACGTTTTATGAAATCAGAAGACGTGGCTCAGGCTATCTGGGGAGCTTATACTATGTCAGAGAACAGTGTGGTAGAAGAAATTCTGATCAGGCCACAACTGGGAGATATTTAA
- a CDS encoding MlaE family ABC transporter permease: MLEHFGKYLIFMGSLITRSESPKIIFNRTIDEAILIGINSIFIVAIVSTFIGAVTCVQVSYNLTNALIPRSTIGFMVREMTILELAPTITSIVLAGKVGSNIAGGLGTMQITEQVDALEVMGINSANYLVLPKILAALLVFPMLVILAMFLSIAGGYVAGTLTNALTAQEYITGIRDAFIPYNIVFALIKSVVFAFLISSLSSFRGYYTAGGALEVGAASTTAVTNSVIAVLIADYVCAELLL; this comes from the coding sequence ATGCTCGAGCATTTCGGAAAATATTTAATATTCATGGGTAGCCTTATCACCCGAAGCGAGTCTCCAAAGATTATCTTCAACAGGACGATAGACGAAGCCATCCTGATAGGTATAAACTCCATTTTTATAGTGGCTATTGTATCTACTTTTATTGGGGCTGTAACATGTGTTCAGGTATCTTATAATCTTACCAACGCACTTATACCCCGCTCTACCATAGGTTTTATGGTACGCGAAATGACAATACTGGAGCTGGCACCAACTATAACATCCATAGTATTGGCCGGTAAAGTTGGTTCTAACATTGCCGGCGGCCTGGGTACCATGCAAATAACCGAACAGGTAGATGCCCTTGAAGTAATGGGTATAAACTCTGCCAATTACCTGGTGCTGCCTAAAATACTTGCTGCACTGCTGGTTTTCCCAATGCTGGTTATACTTGCCATGTTCCTGTCGATAGCGGGTGGCTACGTGGCTGGTACGTTAACAAACGCGCTAACAGCTCAGGAATATATTACCGGTATACGCGATGCCTTTATTCCTTATAATATCGTATTTGCTCTTATAAAGTCTGTAGTTTTCGCATTCCTGATATCTTCTCTGTCTTCATTCCGGGGATATTATACGGCAGGCGGAGCACTTGAAGTGGGAGCTGCCAGTACAACTGCTGTAACAAACAGTGTAATTGCTGTGCTGATTGCTGATTATGTATGCGCCGAACTACTACTTTAG
- a CDS encoding ABC transporter ATP-binding protein, whose translation MIEIHNIHKTFGGKKVLDGVSGVFETGKTNLLLGASGTGKSVLLKCIVGLVKPDIGSVTFDGTYFTNNKLDIRQEIRRKIGMLFQSSALFDSMNVEQNVEFPLKMLTPDMSKSDRMDRVNFCLKRVGLEGSNKKMPSELSGGMKKRVGIARAIAPNCTYLFCDEPNSGLDPLTALKIDELIKEITEEYNITTIVVTHDMNSVIEIGDNIMFLYEGKKLWEGTRDEIMDTDIRELNEFIFANRLMRDAKKVEEEEREEQEEKRESK comes from the coding sequence ATGATAGAAATACACAATATACATAAAACCTTTGGCGGTAAGAAGGTACTTGACGGGGTAAGCGGTGTTTTTGAAACAGGAAAAACAAACCTGCTGCTTGGCGCCAGCGGAACCGGAAAAAGTGTTTTGCTCAAATGCATTGTGGGGCTGGTAAAGCCCGACATTGGCAGTGTAACATTTGATGGCACTTACTTTACCAATAACAAGTTGGACATCCGGCAGGAAATACGCCGCAAAATCGGGATGTTATTCCAAAGCTCAGCCCTGTTTGACTCCATGAATGTGGAGCAAAATGTAGAGTTTCCTTTAAAAATGCTTACTCCTGACATGAGCAAAAGCGACCGGATGGATCGTGTTAACTTTTGCCTGAAACGGGTGGGGCTTGAGGGATCAAATAAAAAGATGCCTTCTGAGCTGAGTGGTGGTATGAAAAAACGTGTAGGTATAGCACGCGCTATTGCTCCAAACTGTACTTACCTGTTCTGCGATGAGCCTAACTCAGGTCTGGACCCCCTTACTGCCCTTAAAATTGATGAGCTGATAAAGGAAATTACAGAAGAATATAATATCACTACTATAGTTGTAACCCACGACATGAACTCTGTAATAGAGATAGGTGATAATATTATGTTCCTGTACGAAGGCAAGAAACTCTGGGAAGGCACCCGTGACGAGATAATGGACACCGATATCAGAGAACTCAACGAATTTATCTTTGCCAACCGTTTAATGCGTGATGCAAAGAAAGTTGAAGAAGAAGAGCGTGAAGAACAGGAAGAGAAACGGGAATCGAAATAA
- a CDS encoding NupC/NupG family nucleoside CNT transporter encodes MFDIFRGIIGLIVLLSIGFLFSTSRKSINWRIVIYGVFLQLLFGVLVTKVPLVADGFAFVSRAFVKLLSFSNEGARFLFGNLADPAQNAGLGFIFAFNVLPTIIFFSAVSSGLYYLGVLQKIVYGIAWVMSKGMRLSGAESLSAAGNIFMGQTEAPLLVRPFISHMTRSELMCLMKGGMATLAGGVLAAYVSFLGGSDPAQQAIFAAHLLTASIMNAPAGIVLSKMLVPETEGDKINTRLEVNPEQVGVNIIDAVSRGAADGLRLAANVGGMLLAFIAVIALLNYALMKLGAATGLNELVVASTGGQFDGFSFQYILGQIFRVFAFIMGVPWVDTLQVGSLLGQKTAINEFVAYLDLANMKTEGTLTTKSVIMATYALCGFSNFSSIAIQVGGIGGMAPNQQGNISRLGFLALLGASIACMMSATVAGMLYSI; translated from the coding sequence ATGTTTGACATTTTTAGAGGTATAATAGGTCTTATTGTCCTGTTATCTATTGGCTTTCTGTTCTCTACGAGCAGAAAATCCATCAACTGGAGAATCGTTATATACGGTGTTTTTCTTCAGTTATTGTTCGGAGTACTTGTAACCAAGGTTCCGCTTGTAGCCGATGGTTTTGCATTTGTAAGCCGGGCATTTGTAAAACTTCTGAGCTTCTCAAACGAGGGAGCGCGTTTCCTTTTCGGCAACCTGGCCGACCCTGCACAAAATGCCGGACTTGGGTTTATCTTCGCTTTCAATGTCCTTCCAACTATAATATTTTTCTCAGCTGTTTCTTCTGGTTTATACTATTTAGGCGTTCTGCAAAAGATAGTATATGGTATTGCTTGGGTAATGTCGAAAGGTATGCGCTTATCTGGTGCCGAAAGTTTATCTGCAGCAGGTAACATTTTTATGGGACAGACAGAGGCGCCACTTCTGGTACGTCCGTTTATCTCCCACATGACGCGCTCGGAGCTGATGTGTTTGATGAAAGGAGGTATGGCTACGCTGGCTGGTGGTGTACTGGCAGCTTATGTATCCTTTTTAGGTGGCAGCGACCCGGCACAACAAGCCATATTTGCAGCACACTTGCTTACAGCTTCAATCATGAACGCGCCTGCCGGTATTGTACTTTCTAAAATGCTGGTACCTGAAACCGAAGGTGATAAAATAAACACGAGACTGGAAGTAAACCCGGAGCAGGTTGGTGTAAACATAATTGATGCTGTATCGAGAGGTGCAGCAGATGGTTTAAGACTGGCTGCCAACGTGGGTGGTATGTTGCTTGCCTTTATTGCAGTAATTGCCTTACTTAACTATGCCTTAATGAAACTGGGTGCTGCTACAGGCCTGAACGAGCTTGTGGTTGCCAGCACAGGTGGTCAGTTTGATGGTTTCTCTTTCCAGTACATTCTAGGTCAGATTTTCAGAGTGTTCGCTTTTATCATGGGTGTTCCGTGGGTTGACACACTACAGGTAGGTAGCTTGCTTGGTCAGAAAACAGCTATTAACGAATTTGTGGCTTACCTTGATCTTGCGAATATGAAAACAGAAGGCACACTAACAACCAAGTCTGTAATTATGGCAACATATGCGCTTTGCGGTTTCTCTAATTTTAGTTCTATTGCGATACAGGTTGGTGGCATTGGAGGTATGGCGCCTAACCAGCAAGGCAATATTTCTCGTCTGGGTTTCCTTGCTCTTTTAGGAGCTTCTATTGCCTGTATGATGTCTGCTACTGTAGCAGGTATGTTATACTCTATCTAA